GTTCCCGGACCGTTCGGGGATTCGGTGACCGCAATCCTGCGCCGCGATCTCGACTTCGGCGACCGTGTGACCGTCGGCGACGCGATCGCGGCAGACGCGGTCGTCGCCGGCGGCAACGTCGATTACAGCGCGGCCGCCCGCGCCGGCGCGGCGGGCGTCGTGCGCGCGACGGTGACTGGCAACACGCTCCACCTGGCGCTCTACGACGTGAGCGCGCGTCGGACCACCGCCACGCGTGACGTCACGCTCCCGGCGACCGCGCCGGGCCCCGCGTGGCGCCTAACGGTTCACGCGGCCGCGGACGAAGCCGAACGTTGGGCGACCGGCGTCCGCGGCATCTCGGCGACGCGCGTCCTCTTCGTCCGCGACGGACGGATCTGGAGCGCCGACAGCGACGGCGAGAATGTCCGCGCACTCACCGGCGCCGGGGCGTTGTCGCCCGCGTGGCTCCCCGACGTCCGCGGCGTGGTCTACAGCACACTCGACGCCGACGGCGCGCAGCGGATCGTGATCCGGACGTACGACGGCGGGCTCCCCGGTCCGGCGCGGACGATCGCGGCCGGGGGAGTCCTCAACCTCACACCCGCGGTGTCGCCCGACGGGCAGACCGTCGCGTACGCGCACGGCGAGGAGGACGGAACGGACCTGTACGCCGTTCCGATGGACGGCGGTACGCCGCGCCGGATGACCGTCGGGCGTGGGACGGATAACGTCTCGCCGGCGTTCGCGCCCGACGGGCGTCGCGTCGTCTTCACCTCCGGCCGCTCGGGTCACCCCGAGGTGTATATTGCCGACGCCGACGGCACGAACGCGGAGCTCCTCACGGACTTCGAGTTCTCGTCGCGCAATTACCGCTCCAACCCGAGCTGGTCGCCCGACGGCCGACTCGTGGCGTTCCAGTCGCTCGTGGGCGGCCGGTTCCAGCTCTGCACGATCGAGGTGCGTGGGCGGACGGCCCGCTGCCTGTCCACGCCGGAACGCACCGAGGACCCGTCGTGGGCGCCCGACTCACGCCACCTTGTTGCCACCGCCACCCGCGGCGCGGCGCGTCTCGTCGTCCTCGACGCCGAGACCGGTCGCGCACGCACGCTCGTCGCCGGGCGCGCGCCGCGAATGCCGGCGTGGTCGCCGCCGCTGCGCTGACCACCGCGCCGGCGCGGCTTCGTCCGTGGCGACGCGCCCGCCCCCAACCGCCCGCATGACCACGTTTCACGCGCGGCCGCGCGTCGCGCCGCTGCTGCTCGCCCTGACTCTTGCGGCGGCGTCCGCCTGCCGCCGCGCGCGGCCCGCGGGCGCGCCGACGCCGACCGCCGGCGCCAACGACCAGGCTCGCCTCGACAGCATCGCGCGCGCGCGGACCCGCGACTCGCTGGACGCCGCCCAGCGCGCCCGCGCGCTCCGCGATTCCGCCGCGCTCGCCGACGCGCAACGCGCGGCGCGCGCCGGCCGGGGCGCGCGCGACAGCGCCGTCACCTCGGCGCGCGCGGTGCTCGTCGTCCCCGTCTACTTCGACTACGACCAGTCGGAGCTGCGCGACGACACGCGCGCCGCGCTCGAGGCGAAGCTCGCCATCCTCGCGCGGTATCCGGCGCTCCGCGTGCGCGTCGCCGGGCACACCGACGACCGCGGCGCCGACGAGTACAACCTCGCGTTGGGCGGACGCCGCGCCGCCGCCGTGAAGCGGTATTTCGCGGAGCGCGGCGTCGACGCCGACCGCATCGACGTCGTGAGCTTCGGCAAGGAGCGCCCGACCTGCGAGGCCGAGGACGAGTCGTGCTGGGGCCGGAACCGCCGCGCCGAGTTCGCCGTCGTGCGGGGCGGCGAAACGTTAGGCAGCGCTCCGTGACGCGGCGCGGCGCCGGACGCCGGCTCGTCCGGGTCGCGGCGGCGGCGCTGGTCGCGGGCGCGGGCAGCGGATGCCTCGCGACGCACAACGACGTGCTGGCGCTGCAGCTCGACCTCGCGAACGCGCGGCGCGAGGCGCTCCGCGCCGATTCCGCCCGCGCCGCGTCGGTCGACGCGAGGCTGAGCGCACTCGAAGCCGCGATCCGCGCCCTCGCGGACACCGTGGCCGGGGCGGGGCAGCGCGCCTCGCATTTCGAGGGTGACGCGCGCGAGCAGTTGCGCGCCGTGCGCGAGCAGCTGATTCAGGTGCAGGAACTCACGGGCCAGAGTCAGCGACGGCTTCAGGACCTGCGTGCGTCTCTCGACGCGCGCACCGACGCGGTCGCGCCGTCCCCGGCGCCCGCCACGCCTCCGCCGCCGGCGCGTTCGGTCGCGGTCGCGTCCGACAGCCCGCCGCCCGCGCGACTGGCGCCCGGGGCCGCGGAGCTGTATCGCGTCGCGACGCAACAACTGCGTCGGGGGAGTTACGGCACGGCCCGCGTCGCGCTCACGGACCTGCTCCGCCGCTACCCGGATTCGGAGCTCGCACCGGACGCCGAGTACGCGCTCGCCGAGTCGTACGCGGGCGAACGGAACACTGGGGCCGCTGACTCGGTGTACAACGCGGTCGTGACGCGATACCCGGAGTCTCCGCGCGCCGCCACGGCGTTGTACAAGCGCGCGCGCGCGCGGCAGGACGCCGGGCGGCGCGCGGACGCGAGGGCGATCTACGACGAACTGCTGCGCCGCTATCCGCACGCGGACGAGGCGACGCTCGCCCGCGACGCGATCCGCGCCATGACACCCCGGAGAGGTCCGTGACCGCGCCGGCCCCACGCCGCACGACCGCCGGCGAGATGCCGTTCCTCGAACACCTGGAGGAGCTGCGGTGGCGTCTCGTCTGGTCACTCGGCGCCCTCGGGGCCGGCTTCCTCGTCGCGTTCGCGGTGGTCTCGAAGGTCGACATCATCCGCATGCTCGAGCGTCCCGTGCTGCCGTACCTGCACGGGCACAAGCTCGTCTATACGCACCCGGGCGACCCGTTCACGATCGTCCTGAACGCCGCGCTCGTCCTCGGCGTGCTGATCGCGTCGCCAATCATCGCGTATCAGGTGTGGGCGTTCATCTCGCCCGCGCTGCACCGTCACGAGAAGCGGGTCGTCGTGCCGGTCATGGTCGGCGCCGCGGCGCTGTTCGCGGCGGGCGTCTCGCTCGCCTTCTTTGCGGTCCTGCCGTTCACGCTCGGCTTTTTGCTCAACTTTCAAACGGCGTCGCTCGACCCGATGCTGACGGCGAGCGAGTACTTCGGGTTCGCGATCAACCTCGCCCTCGCGTTCGGCGTCGTCTTCGAGCTCCCGATCCTGATCCTCGCGCTCACGGCGCTCGGACTGGTCACGCCGGCGACGCTCAAGAAGTTCCGGCGCCACGCGCTCGTCCTCTGCGTGATCGGGGCGGCGTTCGTGACCCCCGGCGCCGATCCGACGTCGCTCTTCGCGCTCTCGGTGCCGTTGTACCTGCTTTACGAGGTCAGCATTCTCCTCTCGATCGTCGTGTTTCGGCGCCGCGAGCGGCGCGCCGCCGCGGCGGCGCGGGCCGAGGCGCTCGCGCCGGGGTATGCCGCGCCTGCGGTGTTCAGCCCCGAGGCGAGTCCCGACGGCCCAGCCTCGGTCGGTGCGCCCCGCTCGCTCGTCACGGCGGGCACGACGGCCGCCAGCGCGGGCCCGGTTCGACTCGATCAGGACGAGACGTGAACGTCACGCGTCGCGGTGATTTGTCAGAGCGCGGCGGCGCGCGCGCGCTCCTCGTGGAGCCGGGTACCGGCGTCGTCGTCGCGGTCCTGCTCGCCTGCGCCGCGCTTCCGAGCGCGACCGCCGCGCAGGTACCGGCCGCGCCACGGCCGGCGCCGCGCGACACGACGGCGCCCCGCCCCACGCGCGCCGACACGACCGTCCGCAACACGACGCAACGCGACACGACGCCGCGCGATACGGTCCGGCGTGAGACGACCCGTCGCGACACCACCGCCCGGGACACCACCGCGCGCGCGCGCCGCGACAGCACGCGGCGCGACTCGGCGCTCTTCGTCTTCGCGCCCGAAGACTCGCTGATGCAGGCGCTCCGCGCCCGGCGCAACTACGACGTCGTGCGCTACCAGGGCGATACGGTCAAGTTCGGCGCGCGCGACCGGGTCCTGACCCTGCGCGGGAAGCCGAGCGCGGTACAGCGCGATTCGGCCATCCTCGTCGGGCCGACGATCCGCTACGACGACTCGCTGCAGGTCGTGACCGCGAGCGTCGCCGGGGGCGCGAAGGACAGCGTCGTCCTGCGCGACCCGTCGCAGGGGTCCGACGTCGTCGTGCGCGACGCGGTGCGGTACAACCTCGCCGAGCGCCGCGGCGTCGTCCGCGGGTTCAGCACGTCGGCCACGCAGGGCGAGACGTGGTACGTCCAGGGCGGCCGCGCGGCGTTCGCCGCCGCCGACAGCCTCACGACGCC
This is a stretch of genomic DNA from Gemmatimonadetes bacterium T265. It encodes these proteins:
- the tolB gene encoding protein TolB; the encoded protein is MRTNVAAVVPRSLSRALVALTVCTLPGAVRLAAQDTTRAGVSVRLAYDTRTRPTLLVPPVPGPFGDSVTAILRRDLDFGDRVTVGDAIAADAVVAGGNVDYSAAARAGAAGVVRATVTGNTLHLALYDVSARRTTATRDVTLPATAPGPAWRLTVHAAADEAERWATGVRGISATRVLFVRDGRIWSADSDGENVRALTGAGALSPAWLPDVRGVVYSTLDADGAQRIVIRTYDGGLPGPARTIAAGGVLNLTPAVSPDGQTVAYAHGEEDGTDLYAVPMDGGTPRRMTVGRGTDNVSPAFAPDGRRVVFTSGRSGHPEVYIADADGTNAELLTDFEFSSRNYRSNPSWSPDGRLVAFQSLVGGRFQLCTIEVRGRTARCLSTPERTEDPSWAPDSRHLVATATRGAARLVVLDAETGRARTLVAGRAPRMPAWSPPLR
- the tatC gene encoding Sec-independent protein translocase protein TatC; this translates as MTAPAPRRTTAGEMPFLEHLEELRWRLVWSLGALGAGFLVAFAVVSKVDIIRMLERPVLPYLHGHKLVYTHPGDPFTIVLNAALVLGVLIASPIIAYQVWAFISPALHRHEKRVVVPVMVGAAALFAAGVSLAFFAVLPFTLGFLLNFQTASLDPMLTASEYFGFAINLALAFGVVFELPILILALTALGLVTPATLKKFRRHALVLCVIGAAFVTPGADPTSLFALSVPLYLLYEVSILLSIVVFRRRERRAAAAARAEALAPGYAAPAVFSPEASPDGPASVGAPRSLVTAGTTAASAGPVRLDQDET